A genomic segment from Phragmites australis chromosome 6, lpPhrAust1.1, whole genome shotgun sequence encodes:
- the LOC133922437 gene encoding uncharacterized protein At2g34160-like codes for MEEVTEAVNNLSISGGPAAAGGGAEGHKKNRIQVSNTKKPLFFYVNLAKRYMQLHNEVELSALGMAIATVVTVAEILKNNGLAVEKKIMTSTVDVRDDTRSRPIQKAKIEIMLGKTEKFDELMAAAAEEREAAEAEEQS; via the exons atggaggaGGTCACGGAGGCCGTGAACAACCTGAGCATCTCGGGAGGACCGGCGGCGGCCGGAGGAGGCGCGGAGGGGCACAAGAAGAACCGCATCCAGGTCTCCAACACcaagaagcccctcttcttctaCGTCAACCTCGCCAAG AGGTACATGCAGCTACACAACGAAGTGGAGCTCTCGGCCCTCGGCATGG CCATTGCAACTGTGGTGACTGTAGCTGAAATTCTGAAAAATAATGGTCTTGCTGTCGAGAAGA AGATCATGACATCTACTGTTGATGTCCGAGACGATACTAGGAGCCGCCCTATCCAGAAGGCCAAG ATTGAAATAATGCTCGGCAAGACAGAGAAATTTGATGAACTGATGGCAGCGGCTGCAGAAGAGagggaggctgccgaggccgaGGAGCAAAGCTAA